A part of Terriglobia bacterium genomic DNA contains:
- a CDS encoding very short patch repair endonuclease, whose translation MTDKLSPERRSENMRRIRSTGTSPEIVVRRLAHGMGFRYRLHFSKLPGKPDLVFPRLKRIVEVRGCFWHQHPGCIDSHVPKSRIPYWKPKLTRNKQRDKENDRRVRQLGWQVLVIWECEVKDRDQVSRRLRQFLGK comes from the coding sequence GTGACCGACAAACTGTCACCAGAACGCCGCTCCGAAAATATGCGGCGCATCCGGAGCACGGGCACTTCTCCAGAAATCGTGGTCCGCCGACTGGCCCATGGAATGGGGTTTCGTTATCGCCTGCACTTTTCCAAACTTCCCGGTAAGCCTGACCTCGTTTTTCCCCGGTTGAAGCGGATAGTGGAAGTGCGCGGATGCTTTTGGCACCAGCATCCTGGTTGTATTGATTCGCACGTCCCAAAGAGCCGCATTCCGTACTGGAAGCCGAAGCTCACGCGCAACAAACAGCGGGACAAGGAGAACGACCGTCGCGTGCGCCAACTTGGGTGGCAAGTTCTCGTAATCTGGGAATGCGAGGTAAAGGACAGGGACCAAGTTTCCCGGCGGCTCAGGCAGTTCCTAGGGAAATAA